The Rhodanobacteraceae bacterium genomic sequence CAGGTCCATGCGGACCCCGGCCCACGGGGATTTCACAAGGTTGTGGGAGAATCGCGGGCCCCGCACCCTGTCAGGCCGGCACGTCGAATCGATGGCACTTGTGATGACCGAAGCCCTTTCCCGCGACACGCTGGTGCACACCGGCTGGTGGCGGGCGCTGTGGGGCGCGCTGCTCGCGCCTTGGGTGCGGATCAAGCGCGATCCGGCCGAACCGGTGGCGCTGCTGGCGCCCGACACGCCGGTGCTGTACGTGATCGAACGCAACGGCTTTTCCGACAGCCTGATCCTGGAGCGCGCCTGCCACGAAGCCGGCCTGCCCAGCCCGCTGGCGCTGGTGCCGGGCCTCGGCAAGCGGCGGCGCGCGATGTTCGCGATGCGCGGCACCGGTGGCTGGTTCCAGCGGCGCGGCGGCGACCACGCCGCCCAGGACACGCTGCGGCAACTGCTGCGGATGCTGGAGGCCGAGCCCGAACGCAACGTGCAACTGATGCCGGTGGCGATCTACGTGGGCCGTGCGCCGAACCGCCAATCCGGCTGGTTCCGGGTGCTGTTCTCGGAAAACTGGGCAGTGGTGGGCCACTTCCGCCGGCTGCTGGCGCTGCTGTTGAATGGACGCGACACCATCGTGCGCTTCTCGCCGCCGATCTCGCTCGCCGGCCTGCGCGAGAACGCCGCCGAGGAGCGCATCGAACGCCTGCAGCGCAAGCTGGCGCGCGTGCTGCGCGTGCATTTCCGGCGCGTGCGCACCGCGGTGATCGGACCCGACCTTTCGCACCGGCGCACGGTGATGGATTCGGTGCTGAACGCCGAGGGCGTGCGCGCCGCGATCGCGGCCACCGCGGCCAGGGAGAACCTCAGCCCCGCCAAGGCCTGGAAGCGCGCCGAGCACTACGCGCGCGAGATCGCCGCGGACTATTCGCCGCCGTTCGTGCGCTCGGCATCCTTCCTGCTGTCGAACTTCTGGAACAAGCTGTACGACGGCATCACCATGCACCACTTCGACACCCTGCGCGCCAACGCGCCGGGCCACGAGGTCGTGTACGTGCCCTGCCACCGCAGCCACGCCGACTACGTGCTGATGAGTTACCAGCTCTACACCAGCGGCGTGGTGGTGCCGCACATCGCGGCCGGCGTGAACCTCAACCTGCCGGTGCTGGGTCCGTTCCTGCGCCGCGGCGGCGCGTTCTTCCTGCGCCGCAGCTTCAAGGCCAACGCGCTGTATTCGGCGGTGTTCTCGGAATACGTCAGCCAGCTGGTGCAGCGCGGCGTGCCGCTTGAATATTTCATCGAAGGCACCCGCTCGCGCACCGGACGACTGCTGGCGCCGCGCGCCGGGATGCTGGTGATGACGGTGCGCGCGTTCCTGCGCGCGCCGCGCCGGCCGGTGCTGTTCCAGCCGGTCTACATCGGCTATGAAAAACTGATGGAGGGCCGCTCGTACATCGGCGAGCTGTCCGGCCAGAAGAAGGAAAAGGAATCCTGGCTGGGCCTGCTGCGCGGCCTGCGCGCGCTGCGCCAGCACTACGGCCGCGTCACCCTGAACTTCGGCGAGCCGGTGCTGCTGAATCCGCTGCTCGACGCGGCCGAACCCGCGTGGCGCGAACAGGCGGGCGGCGAGGCCAGGCCCGAGTGGCTGCCGGGCGTGATCGATGCGCTGGCCGAACGCATCCAGGTGGAAATCAACCGCGCCGCCGACGTCAACCCGATCAACCTGATCGCGGTCGCGCTGCTGGCTTCGCCACGCCACGCGCTGGCGGAAACCGACCTGCTGGCGCAGCTCGAATTGATGAAAGCGATCTTGACCGAGCTGCCGTATTCCGAGCGCACCACGGTGACGCCGATGGCGCCGGCCGACATCGTCGCCTATGCCGAACAGATGGGCTGGATCCGGCGCATCCAGCATCCGCTGGGCGACGTGCTCGCGGTCGAAGGCGAGAAGGCGGTGCTGCTGTCGTATTTCCGCAACAACGTGCTGCACTTGTTCGCGGCCGGCGCGTGGGTGGCGTGCTGCTTCATCAACAACCGCCGCATCGCGCGCGAAACGGTGACGCGCCTCGGCCGCGCGGTGTACCCGTTCATCCAGTCCGAACTGTTCCTGCCGTGGGACTCCGACGGTTTCACCGCGCGCATCGACGCCCTGATCGACTTCCTGATCGCGCGCGGGCTGCTCGCGGCCGGCGGCGACGGCCGCCTGCTGCACCTGGCCGCGGGCCGCGAAGACGACGCATACCAATTGCGGCTGCTGGCGCATTGCCTGCTGCAGGCGTTCGAGCGTTACTACATCGCGGTCGCGGCGCTGGTGAAGAACGGCCCGCGCGCGCTGACCGCGGGTCAACTGGAAAACCTGTGCCAGCTCGCGGCGCAGCGGCTGTCGCTGCTGTACCAGCAGAGTGCGCCGGAATTCTTCGACAAGAGCCTGTTCCGCGGCTTCATCCAGAAGCTGCGCGAACGCCGCATCGTCTGGACCGACGCCGACGGCAAGCTGGAGTTCGACGCGGTGCTGGACGACGTGGCCCGCGACGCGCGCCTGATCCTCGCGCGCGAGGTGCGCCAGTCGATCATGAAGATCACGCCGGACGTGGTGCGCGACGACGCCGACGGCGCGCAGGGCGCCACCTGATCCGATCGATCGCGCTCAACGCGTGGCGATGCCGAAACCCCACACCGCGAACGCCAGCGCCAGCAGCACCGCCAGCGCGAAGTAGTAGCGCGCGCGGTTGCGGCGCGGTTCGGGGTGCGGCCGGACGCGCGGCTGCATCCGGCGTTCGTGGCCGCCGCTGCGCGTCGACACCGTCGCCTCCGCGCGCACGGTCGGCTCGGGCCGACGCGAAGTCACGGCGGCGGCCGGCAGCCGGCCGTAACGCTGCTCGAAGGCGAGCGCGGCGCCATACAGGCGGTTCAGGCGTTGCAGACGTTCCGGATCGCCATCGCTGCCGCGCCGGTCGGGATGCAACTGGGCCACGCGCCGGCGATAGGCCTGCTTCAGGGCATCGAGATCGCTGATGCCGGGCGTCAGACCCAGTTCGTCGTACAGCGTCAGGAAATCGGTATCGTCCGCCATGGCGCGCAGTATCCAACAACCGGCCCCGGACGGGCACAGCCGGGCAGCCAACCGGGCGAACGCGTCACCGCGCGCCGCGCCCGAACAGCACCACTTCGACGGTCTGGACCAGGATGGCGAGGTCGAACACGAGGTTGTGGTTTTTCACGTAGAACAGGTCGAACTTCAGCTTTTCCTCGGCATCCTCGAACGAGGACCCGTAGGGATAGCGCAGTTGCGCCCAGCCGGTCAGGCCGGGTTTCACGCAGTGGCGCAGCGAGTAGTAGCGGATCCGGGCATTGAAATCGTCCACGAACTGCGGCCGTTCCGGACGCGGGCCGATGATGCTCATGTCGCCGCGCAGCACGTTCCACAACTGCGGCAGCTCGTCCAGCCTGACCTTGCGGATGAAGCGCCCGACCCGGGTCACGCGGTCGTCGTTCTTGCTGGCCCAGCGCGCCTTGCCGTCGCTTTCGGCGTCGGTGCGCATGCTGCGGAACTTGATCACCGGGAAGATCCTGCCGTTCTCGCCCACGCGCTCCTGCGTGTACAGGATCGGCGCGCCGCGGCCCGACTCCAGGCGGATCGCCAGCGCGGTCAGCAGCATGAACGGCCACGCCACCGCCAGCACCAGCGCGGCGGTCGCCATGTCGAACGCACGCTTGATGGCGCGCCGCACCGGGGAGATGTTGAAGCCGTCGGAGAACACCAGCCACGACGGATTGGTGAGGTCCATCTTGATCTTGCCGGCTTCACGTTCGAAGAACTCCGCGAGCTCGGTCACCGCCACCCCGCGCTGCTTGCATTCCAGCAGCGCATCCACCGGCAGGGTGCCGCGGCGGTCATCCGGTCCGACCACGATTTCGTCCACGCCGAGGCGGGTCGTCCAGTCGTGCAGGGACTCGTCGGGACGCAGCAGCGAAGACGCCGGCACCACCACCGGGTCCGCGCCGACCGGCACGTAGCCCAGGATCTTGAAACCACGCTGGTCGGTCTTGCGGCGCATCTTGCGGGCCATTTCCGCGGCACGCTCGCCGGCGCCCAGCATCACCACCCGCCGCTTGAACAGATCGGCGTCCACGAAACCCAGGAACAGCACGCGCCACAGGGCCAGCACCAGATAGCCGGCCACCAGCGCGATGCCCAGCACGCCGCGCCCGAGGTAGGCCGCGGGCATCACATAGTAAAGGACCGTGAGTGCCACCCAGCCCATCAGGAACGCGACGCCTTGCCGACTCAACCGGCCCAGCCAGCCGGCCCGCAGGTGGACCTGGTACAGGCCGAGCGCCGACATCGCGAGGATCAGCACCGCCGCCACCAGCGGCGCGCGCCAATGCAGGACATGATTGAAGGCAGTCTGGGTGTTGAGGTCGCCCCAGTAACGCAGCACCACCGCGGCATAGACGCTGCCCACCAGCAGCGCGAATTCGACCAGCACCAGCAGCAGCTGCCAGCGCAGCGCTCGTTGTCGGAACAATCGGAACATTGCCACAACCCCCTGTCATGCTGGCGCCCTCCGACCGTTCGACCGGTCGAGAAGGGGGGACCAACGTTATACTCAAATGTGACGCAGTTCAAACTTTCCGCCCGTCCGGATTTCCTTGCATGAAGCGTGCCTGACCCCGGCGCGCGCCGATCGGCAAGGCATACTTTTTGCTCTCCGATCCCTGTATCGTTCGGGTTCTTTGGACGCATCAAGGACTTGCCCATGTGTGGAATCGTCGCCGCCTGCACCCAACGGGACGTGGTGCCCATCCTGCTGGCGGGGCTGCGCGCGCTGGAGTATCGCGGCTACGACTCCGCCGGCCTGGCGGTTCTGGACCAGGGGCGGCTGAACCGGCTGCGCACGCCTGGCAAGGTCGCCAACCTCGATGCCCTGAGCAAGTCCTCGCCGGTGCACGGCCGGACCGGCATCGCCCACACCCGCTGGGCCACCCATGGCGCGCCCACCGAAGCCAACGCGCACCCGCACGTCTCCAACGACACGGTGGCGGTGGTCCACAACGGCATCATCGAGAACCATGCAGAACTGCGTTCGGAATTGCAGGCCGCGGGTTACACGTTCAGCTCGGAAACCGACACCGAGGTCATCGCGCACCTGGTCCACAAGCTGATGGCGGATGGCGCCGGCTTGCGGGATGCCGTGGCCGAAGCCACCCGCCGCCTGCGCGGCGCGTATGCCATCGCGGTGCTCCACCGCGACCGGCCCGGCCACGTGGTCGGCGCCCGCCGCGGCAGCCCGCTGTGCGGGGGCATCGGCATCGGCGAGCATTTCCTCGGCTCGGACGTGCAGGCGCTGATCCAGGTCACCAACCGGATCGTGTACCTCGAAGAGGGCGACATCGTCGAGATCACCCCGGACAGCCTGACCATCCAGGACAGCGCCGGCCGCGAGGTGACGCGCAAGGTCCGCGAAAGCGACCTCTCGCGCGACGCGGTCGAACGCGGCGAATTCCGCCACTACATGCTGAAGGAAATCTTCGAGCAGCCCACCGCGGTCGCGAACACGCTGGAAGGCCGGATCGCGGACGGCCACATCCTGCCCAACATCTTCGGCGTCGATGCCGACCGGCTGCTGGGCAGGGTTCGACACGTGCACATCGTCGCCTGCGGCACCAGCTACCACGCCGGCATGGTCGCGCGTTACTGGCTGGAAGGCATCGCCGGCATCCCGTGCAGCGTCGAGGTCGCCAGCGAATACCGCTACCGCCACGTGGTGGTGATGCCGGACACGCTGTTCCTCGCGATCTCGCAGTCCGGCGAAACCGCCGACACCCTGGCGGCGCTGCGCGACGGCCGCGAGCGCGGCTATCTCGGTTCGTTCGCGATCTGCAACGTGCCCGAATCCAGCCTGGTGCGCGAATCCGACCTCACCCTGATGACCCGCGCCGGCCCCGAAATCGGCGTGGCCTCGACCAAGGCGTTCACGACGCAACTGACCGCGCTGGCACTGCTGGTGCTGGAACTCGCGCGCATCCGCGGCGTCGCCGCCGACAAGCTGGCCGCGCTGGTCGACGAACTCGCCAGCCTGCCGCGCCGGCTCACCGACGCGCTGCGGCTCGAACCCGCCATTGCCAAGCTTGCCGAAGCTTTCGTCGACAAGCACCATGCGCTGTTCCTGGGCCGCGGTGCGCAGTACCCGGTAGCCATGGAAGGCGCGCTGAAACTGAAGGAAATCTCCTACATCCACGCCGAGGCGTATCCCGCAGGCGAACTGAAGCACGGCCCGCTGGCGCTGGTGGACGAGGACATGCCGGTGATCGCGGTCGCGCCCAACAACCAGTTGCTGGAAAAACTGAAATCCAACCTGGAAGAGGTGCGCGCGCGTGGCGGCCAGTTGTACGTGTTCGCCGACGCCGCTGCCGACGTGTCATTGAACGGCAGCCGCGGGCAACTCCTGAAGGTGGATTCCGGCGGCAACTTCATCGCGCCGGCCGTGCTCACCGTGCCGCTGCAGCTGCTCGCCTACCACGTCGCGGTGCTGCGCGGCACCGACGTCGACCAGCCGCGCAACCTCGCGAAATCCGTGACCGTGGAGTAACCGCGCTCACACCGCGGCGCGGGTATCAGCCTCCCCCGGCGCGTTGGCGCGCGAAGCCTCGCCGGTCAGATGGGCCATGTCGGAAAACAGGGCGAGGCTGCGCACGCTGACCACGTCCACCAGCTTGCGGATCTGCCGCACGATCTGTTCCAGCGTGGCGTCGCTGCCGTGCAGCACCACGGTGAGGTGCGACACCGCCGGATCGTGCGTGGGCGCCACGTTGAGGGTGTCGATGTTGACGTGGCGCGCAGCGAACAGGCCCGCCACGCGCGCCAGCGCGCCGGCTTCGTTCTGCAACAGGATGGACAAGGTGTGTTTCATGGTGGCCTCCGCGTGACAGTGCACAAGTCTTCCTGGATGAAACCCCTCTCCCTCCGGGAGAGGGTGCCGGCAGGCGGGTGAGGGTTCGTGCAGCGCGAAACGTTGAAACTTCGCCGTACCCTCATCCGGCGCTTCGCGCAAAAGAAACCGCGGCACTCCGTGCCCCTTCTCCCACAGGGAGAAGGGATAGATCAAAACATCGAGGTGGCCGGCACTGCCTGCGCCTCGGCCACCCTGACCGTGCGCGAGGGAATGAAGTCGCCGGTGATCATCTGCGCGTAGCCGGCCCCCGGCCCCACCATCGGATACACGCCGGCGTCGGGATCGATGACCACTTCCAAGAACGCCGGGCCGTCGAACGCGAGAAATTCGGCGATGGTCGATTCGAGCGCAGCCTTGTCGGTGAGCCGGCGCGCCCACGCAAAGCCATCGGCCTCGGCGGCCTTGACGAAATCCTTGCGCCGTAGGCTCTTGTCGGACGCGGCGAAGCGCTGGCCGAAATACAGCTTCTGCCACTGCCGCACCATGCCGTCGCCCACGTTGTTGAGCACCAGCACCTTCAACGGCAGGCCGTAGCTGGTGACGGTCTCCAGCTCGCCGAGGTTCATGCGGATGCTGCCGTCGCCATCGATGTCGATCACCAGCGCATCGGGCCGCGCGAACTGCGCGCCGATCGCCGCGGGCAGGCCGAAACCCATGGTGCCCATCGAACCCGAGGTCAGCCACTGCCGCGGCGCGCGGAAATCGCAATACTGCGCGGCCCACATCTGGTGCTGGCCGACGCCGGTGCTGACGATGGCGCGGCCCTGCGTGATGCGATTGACCGCCTCGATCACCGCCTGCGGCTGGATCAGGGGATTGGCCCGGTCGTAATTCATCGCGTGTTCGCGCTTCAAGCGCGCGACATGCGCGTGCCAGTCGTCCAGCGCCAGCCGGATTCCGTGCGCGCGGCCATAGGCGGTCAGGCGTTCGAGCGCCGCGGCGAGCGGGCCGACGTGGTGCCAGTCCACGCGCCTGACCTTGCCGACCTCGGCGGGATCGATGTCGATCTGCGCGATGAACCGCGCGCGCGGCGCGAACTTGTCGGGCGCGCCGGCCACGCGGTCGTCGAAGCGCGCCCCCAGCGCCAGCAGACCATCGCAATCCTCGACCGCGTAGTTCGCGTAGGCGGTGCCGTGCATGCCCAGCATGTGCAGCGCCAGCGGATGGGTCGTGTCGAAGCCGCCCAGACCCATCAGCGTGGTGGTGACGGGCAGGCCGAAGGCCTCGGCGAAAGCCGCCAGCGCCGGCGCCGCTCCGGCGGCGACCACGCCGCCACCGGCGTAGATCAGCGGCCGTTGCGCCCGCGCCAGCGCGGCGAACAACGCGGCGCAGGCAGCGTCATCGAGCCGCGCATGCTCGACCGCGCGCAAGCGCGCCCGATAGCCGGGGATCGGCAGGCGTTCCTGCCCGTCGAAACGCAACTTCGCGTTCTGCACATCCTTCGGCACATCCACCACCACCGGACCGGGCCGGCCGCTGCGCGCGATCTCGAACGCGGTGCGCAGCGTCGCTTCCAGTTGTTCCGGGTCGGTCACCAGGAACACGTGCTTGGCGCACGCGCCCATGATGTTGCTGACCGGCGCTTCCTGGAACGCGTCGCTGCCCAGCGCCGCCGTCGGCACTTGTCCGGTGATCACGACCAGCGGGATCGAATCGGCCATCGCGTCGCGCACCGGGGTCACCGTGTTGGTGGCGCCGGGGCCGGAGGTGACGATGACCACGCCGACCTTGCCGGAGGCGCGCGCGTAGCCCGACGCCATGAAGCCCGCGCCCTGTTCGTTGGCAGGCACCACCAGCGGCATCGGTTCGCGGCCGTGGCCGTCGGCGTGTTCGGCGTTGTAGCGGAACACCGCGTCGTACACCGGCAGGATCGCGCCGCCGGAATAGCCGAACAGCACATCGACGCCTTCGTCCGTAAGCACCTGCACCACCACTTCCGCGCCGGTCATCGGTTGTCCGGCGAGCGGGTGCTGGCTGGCGGCTGGGGCGGCGATCGCGGTCTCGGGCAGGGCGGTCACGGTGGGTTCCTCAGTTGCGGATCAGTTCGTCGTCGGCCGGAATCGCGTGCACCGGCACGCCCCAGGTCAGGATGATCTGGAGATCCTGCTCGACCGTGGAGAAGCGTTCCCACTTGATGCCGTTGACGTCGGTGTCGGAGCTGAAGCCTTCGGCGGCGTCATCCTCGAAACCGAGGTTGCACACCTGGCCGGCGTGCTCGGGATCCTTGCGGATCGAGAAATTGAGCTGGTCGGTGCGCCACATGGCGTAGGTGCCGATGACCATCGCCTGCGGCGGCTGGCCCAGGCGTGCGCTGTAGTCGGCGATGGAGGCGTCCAGGTCGGCGACGGCCAAGGCGATGTGGAAGCGTTTCATGCTGATGTCCTCGTTGGGTTTCGATTCTGCGCAGTGCTTCAACCGACTTTCCGGAGCGGCTCGGCCGTCTTGGGCGCGTCGGGCTGCAGCCACGGCATGCGCGCGCGCAGGCGCGCGCCGACCTGTTCGATGGGATGCTCGAGGTCGGCCTGCTTGTAGCGCCGGTAGTTGGGCAAGCCCGCGGCGTATTCGGCGGTCCAGTTCTTCGCGAAGGTGCCGTCCTGGATGTCCTTCAGCACGTCCTGCATGCGCGCCTTGGTGCCGGCGTCGACCACGC encodes the following:
- a CDS encoding sugar transferase, coding for MFRLFRQRALRWQLLLVLVEFALLVGSVYAAVVLRYWGDLNTQTAFNHVLHWRAPLVAAVLILAMSALGLYQVHLRAGWLGRLSRQGVAFLMGWVALTVLYYVMPAAYLGRGVLGIALVAGYLVLALWRVLFLGFVDADLFKRRVVMLGAGERAAEMARKMRRKTDQRGFKILGYVPVGADPVVVPASSLLRPDESLHDWTTRLGVDEIVVGPDDRRGTLPVDALLECKQRGVAVTELAEFFEREAGKIKMDLTNPSWLVFSDGFNISPVRRAIKRAFDMATAALVLAVAWPFMLLTALAIRLESGRGAPILYTQERVGENGRIFPVIKFRSMRTDAESDGKARWASKNDDRVTRVGRFIRKVRLDELPQLWNVLRGDMSIIGPRPERPQFVDDFNARIRYYSLRHCVKPGLTGWAQLRYPYGSSFEDAEEKLKFDLFYVKNHNLVFDLAILVQTVEVVLFGRGAR
- a CDS encoding Glutamine--fructose-6-phosphate aminotransferase [isomerizing], with amino-acid sequence MCGIVAACTQRDVVPILLAGLRALEYRGYDSAGLAVLDQGRLNRLRTPGKVANLDALSKSSPVHGRTGIAHTRWATHGAPTEANAHPHVSNDTVAVVHNGIIENHAELRSELQAAGYTFSSETDTEVIAHLVHKLMADGAGLRDAVAEATRRLRGAYAIAVLHRDRPGHVVGARRGSPLCGGIGIGEHFLGSDVQALIQVTNRIVYLEEGDIVEITPDSLTIQDSAGREVTRKVRESDLSRDAVERGEFRHYMLKEIFEQPTAVANTLEGRIADGHILPNIFGVDADRLLGRVRHVHIVACGTSYHAGMVARYWLEGIAGIPCSVEVASEYRYRHVVVMPDTLFLAISQSGETADTLAALRDGRERGYLGSFAICNVPESSLVRESDLTLMTRAGPEIGVASTKAFTTQLTALALLVLELARIRGVAADKLAALVDELASLPRRLTDALRLEPAIAKLAEAFVDKHHALFLGRGAQYPVAMEGALKLKEISYIHAEAYPAGELKHGPLALVDEDMPVIAVAPNNQLLEKLKSNLEEVRARGGQLYVFADAAADVSLNGSRGQLLKVDSGGNFIAPAVLTVPLQLLAYHVAVLRGTDVDQPRNLAKSVTVE
- a CDS encoding Acetolactate synthase small subunit codes for the protein MKHTLSILLQNEAGALARVAGLFAARHVNIDTLNVAPTHDPAVSHLTVVLHGSDATLEQIVRQIRKLVDVVSVRSLALFSDMAHLTGEASRANAPGEADTRAAV
- a CDS encoding Glycerol-3-phosphate acyltransferase; the protein is MRTPAHGDFTRLWENRGPRTLSGRHVESMALVMTEALSRDTLVHTGWWRALWGALLAPWVRIKRDPAEPVALLAPDTPVLYVIERNGFSDSLILERACHEAGLPSPLALVPGLGKRRRAMFAMRGTGGWFQRRGGDHAAQDTLRQLLRMLEAEPERNVQLMPVAIYVGRAPNRQSGWFRVLFSENWAVVGHFRRLLALLLNGRDTIVRFSPPISLAGLRENAAEERIERLQRKLARVLRVHFRRVRTAVIGPDLSHRRTVMDSVLNAEGVRAAIAATAARENLSPAKAWKRAEHYAREIAADYSPPFVRSASFLLSNFWNKLYDGITMHHFDTLRANAPGHEVVYVPCHRSHADYVLMSYQLYTSGVVVPHIAAGVNLNLPVLGPFLRRGGAFFLRRSFKANALYSAVFSEYVSQLVQRGVPLEYFIEGTRSRTGRLLAPRAGMLVMTVRAFLRAPRRPVLFQPVYIGYEKLMEGRSYIGELSGQKKEKESWLGLLRGLRALRQHYGRVTLNFGEPVLLNPLLDAAEPAWREQAGGEARPEWLPGVIDALAERIQVEINRAADVNPINLIAVALLASPRHALAETDLLAQLELMKAILTELPYSERTTVTPMAPADIVAYAEQMGWIRRIQHPLGDVLAVEGEKAVLLSYFRNNVLHLFAAGAWVACCFINNRRIARETVTRLGRAVYPFIQSELFLPWDSDGFTARIDALIDFLIARGLLAAGGDGRLLHLAAGREDDAYQLRLLAHCLLQAFERYYIAVAALVKNGPRALTAGQLENLCQLAAQRLSLLYQQSAPEFFDKSLFRGFIQKLRERRIVWTDADGKLEFDAVLDDVARDARLILAREVRQSIMKITPDVVRDDADGAQGAT
- a CDS encoding Acetolactate synthase large subunit, coding for MTALPETAIAAPAASQHPLAGQPMTGAEVVVQVLTDEGVDVLFGYSGGAILPVYDAVFRYNAEHADGHGREPMPLVVPANEQGAGFMASGYARASGKVGVVIVTSGPGATNTVTPVRDAMADSIPLVVITGQVPTAALGSDAFQEAPVSNIMGACAKHVFLVTDPEQLEATLRTAFEIARSGRPGPVVVDVPKDVQNAKLRFDGQERLPIPGYRARLRAVEHARLDDAACAALFAALARAQRPLIYAGGGVVAAGAAPALAAFAEAFGLPVTTTLMGLGGFDTTHPLALHMLGMHGTAYANYAVEDCDGLLALGARFDDRVAGAPDKFAPRARFIAQIDIDPAEVGKVRRVDWHHVGPLAAALERLTAYGRAHGIRLALDDWHAHVARLKREHAMNYDRANPLIQPQAVIEAVNRITQGRAIVSTGVGQHQMWAAQYCDFRAPRQWLTSGSMGTMGFGLPAAIGAQFARPDALVIDIDGDGSIRMNLGELETVTSYGLPLKVLVLNNVGDGMVRQWQKLYFGQRFAASDKSLRRKDFVKAAEADGFAWARRLTDKAALESTIAEFLAFDGPAFLEVVIDPDAGVYPMVGPGAGYAQMITGDFIPSRTVRVAEAQAVPATSMF